From one Triticum urartu cultivar G1812 chromosome 3, Tu2.1, whole genome shotgun sequence genomic stretch:
- the LOC125548892 gene encoding F-box protein At5g03100-like, producing MMLSPVKCTAKRSKSEPVIHSLPEGIMHDIISRLTLKDAVRASLVSTNWRRLWTCHSNLCFDSPTILNREYGTISRSSSRRGRRRRRFIRRVDAILESHSGTGLRRFGITFALDARHTEHLDRWLKFALDSRASEIAVNLFPVFYKGFVRSYEWEDAYTLPSHMFSSQGASYIESLELVFASLKLSRDFYGPLKLRVLDLQSVHMSEGDLELLLSKCSSLECLRLGRCYPVLNLKVQKPLCRLRNLSVRGCQLQVMEFSAPNLAKFEYSGQAIPITLGESMKPTEATVTLLGYDDTLEHVFTELPKTLSHVETLSVNTCINTEVVGFSNCLMKFTHLIKLEVTVSILGDSRIRNGILRLVSLLEVAPLLQRLELNMLPHVSVGFSNEPEAYWHFRPCAHSHLEQFEVSGFIGLRSQLEVVLCILDNAVALRRMSVEPRVTAHDRVFGHLAEFELDIRRGRECALDFFSPKDYPGVQIEIF from the exons ATGATGTTGTCACCGGTCAAATGTACCGCTAAAAGAAGCAAATCCGAGCCTGTGATCCATAGTCTCCCGGAG GGTATCATGCATGACATAATATCAAGGCTGACACTGAAGGATGCTGTGAGGGCCAGTTTGGTGTCGACAAACTGGAGACGACTATGGACATGCCATTCTAATCTATGCTTTGACAGTCCCACGATCCTGAACCGCGAGTATGGCACCATTAGCAGGAGCAGCAGCAGGAGGGGCAGAAGAAGACGCAGGTTCATCAGGCGTGTCGATGCCATCCTGGAATCCCACAGCGGTACAGGGCTAAGAAGATTTGGTATCACGTTCGCTCTTGACGCGAGGCACACGGAACATCTGGATCGATGGCTCAAGTTCGCACTCGATTCCAGGGCATCTGAGATTGCTGTTAATTTGTTCCCTGTGTTCTACAAGGGTTTCGTGAGGTCATATGAATGGGAGGATGCATACACCTTGCCGTCTCATATGTTTAGCAGTCAAGGGGCATCTTACATCGAGTCACTTGAGCTCGTCTTTGCATCGTTGAAGCTATCCCGTGATTTCTATGGCCCTTTGAAGCTTAGAGTGTTGGATCTCCAATCTGTTCACATGTCGGAAGGAGATCTCGAGCTGCTGTTGTCCAAGTGCAGTTCATTGGAGTGTTTGCGCCTGGGTCGTTGTTACCCAGTGCTTAATCTGAAAGTGCAGAAACCACTATGTCGGCTGCGTAATTTATCTGTCCGGGGATGTCAGCTGCAGGTTATGGAATTCAGTGCTCCGAATCTAGCAAAATTTGAGTATTCGGGTCAGGCCATACCCATTACACTCGGTGAATCCATGAAGCCAACAGAGGCTACTGTGACGCTCTTGGGATATGATGACACTCTTGAACATGTCTTCACTGAACTTCCAAAAACCCTGTCTCACGTGGAGACACTATCTGTGAACACTTGCATAAACACCGAG GTGGTTGGATTTTCAAATTGCCTGATGAAGTTCACTCATCTGATAAAACTGGAGGTGACTGTAAGTATTCTCGGGGACTCGAGAATCAGAAATGGGATTCTTCGTTTAGTGAGTCTTCTAGAGGTGGCCCCTCTTCTGCAAAGGCTCGAGTTAAAT ATGCTTCCACATGTCTCGGTAGGGTTTTCCAATGAGCCTGAAGCCTACTGGCATtttcggccatgcgcccatagtcatCTCGAGCAGTTCGAGGTTTCAGGGTTTATCGGTCTAAGAAGTCAGCTTGAGGTGGTATTGTGCATCCTTGACAACGCAGTGGCTCTGAGGCGGATGTCCGTAGAACCGAGGGTGACGGCACATGATCGTGTCTTTGGACACTTGGCGGAGTTTGAGCTTGATATAAGAAGAGGCAGGGAATGTGCCTTGGACTTCTTTTCGCCCAAAGACTACCCCGGCGTGCAGATTGAGATTTTCTGA